The genomic interval GAGAAGTCTTGCCCTTTCTGGACGGATGAACTCCCAATTGCTTGGACAATGTGCTTGACTTTTGCATCTGATCGTGAGACCAAGAGGTCTTCGACGAACCAGGAGGAGATCATCCCGGTAGCTGTACTAGTCAGTCAGTAGTGTGCTTTTCCCCGAATTCAGCATGCGGGGAATGCTTTACCAACAATGCCCCAGCGAATCGCTGTTAATTCCGACATTTCAAAAGTGTGTTTAGCTGAACTGGATACTTGAATGGCTGAATTGAGTGGTAGTGGGTATGAGAAGAGGCGTACAGGGACAACACTCGATCACGAGCCGCTGTATCCAAAGTTCCAAACGGAATTGCAAGCCCGAGGACATTCTTCCACCTTTTATACACACGTTCTCACTGTGAACGCTCGATGACATCGGCGTTCGGGATTCACCTGTGACGTCGCGTCAGCCATTATTGAGCGTCATATTACCAATACGGTGTAAAATCGCCGGGGTTGCCCTCATTCGCTAGAAGCAGTAATAATCTTCCGCTCTCCATATTCACAAGTATAACCTCTCGTAACATCGCCAACAAAAGTCACAACACCATCATTACGACCACAAGCGAGCCAATCCGTCTATTCACAGCGACGTCCCCAAAAATTTGTTCATGAAACTGAATTCAGATTACTTAATTGTATCTCGAAGAATTTAACAACATGACCTCTTCACCCAAGATCCTCAATGTGGGTGTTGTTGGCATCGGACGTATGGGGCAGAAGCATGCCCTCAATATTCTGAACCTAGTCCCGCGAGCCAGACTTCTATGCGCCTGCTCTCCTGCTCAAGCTGATCTCGACTGGGCCGAACAGCATCTTCAGCCGCATGGTGTCAAGACTTATCCCACTTTCGAAGAGATGATGGAGACGCCAGGGCTTGAGGCTGTCATCATCTCCTCTATTACCGAGCTACATTTCTCACAGACACTGGCTGCGTTCGATAAGGGGATTCATGTTCTATGCGAGAAACCTATCTGCAAGTCTATCTCAGAGGTACCTTACGTTGTCATTATTGTCTCCTTCTCCATTTGTGCTGACGCTTTCTCATCTAGCTTGAGACCCTCTGCGAGCATGTGGAAGCAAAGCCAGAGACTAAAGCCATGGTCGCGTTCGCCCGCCGTTTTGACGACAGCTACCAGGATGCGCACGACAAAGTCAAATCAGGTGCCATTGACAAGCCATTCGTTTTCAGATCTCATGGATGTGAAAAGCTTGACCAGAGCCCGTTCTTCCATCAGTACCTCAGGGACTCTGGTGGCATCTACTTTGACTGTGCCATTCACGAAATTGACCTGTCACTGATGTTCTTGGGCGAGGATTCCGTCCCCAAATCTGTCTCTGCCATTGGAACAACCTCCTTCTTCCCAGATCTTGAAAAGACTGGCGATGCGGACAACGCGATCGGGGTGTGCGAGTTCTGGGACGGAAAGATGGCTCACTTCTACCACTCGAGAAGCTCATCGCACGGTTATGACAGCGTCACTGAGATATTCGGTACGACAGGCAAATTGACAGTCAATGCTATGCCGCGAAAGAATCGAGTAGAGATTTGCGACACTGATGGCTATGTCAAGATTGAACCGACGAACTCTTGGTACGATAGATTCATCTCGGCATTCGTTGCGGAAGCGAATGCGTTCGTTGATGCTATTTTGGACGACAAGCCACTGCCAATCCCACTCAGATCGGCTCTTACGTCACTTAGGATCGCCTCAGGCCTACAGGAAAGCTTGAGAACCGGTCAGAAGCTCTTCTTTGACCGACAAGGTCAGTTGACGGGCCCGAATGCAAGTGCCCAGCTGTAGAGCGACACCTATTACTAAATCAACGCCTAAGTCCATCTGGTAACTGGCAAGTGATGACAATAAAACTTCTGAAAGCCCTCAAACGAGATCTTTTCGCCAAATCCATGTGCCCACATCATAATACTACTTTCTTAAATCATACGGCAGGTTGTGATAGTCCCGATGCCGTAAGCCCTCATACATCCTTAGGCCTAAATCCTCCCGGCACGCTGTACTGAAAGAACTGTCCGGGATCATACTTCTCCGCAACTCTTTTCAGGAACCGAATGTTTTCTTCACCATACGTCGCCAATGGTCTCTGATCTTGATCCGCGTAGTTGAGATATAGGTAGGTGATCAGTTGGCCAGTAGCTATAGCATAAGCCTCGATGTCTGCAGTCGCTTCTTTCAGCCTCTGTCTCGATAGCCCAACACTTTTCATGTTAGGTAAAATTCCTTGGATGCTGAGAACGATAGAGTTCTTCTTGTGGATTTCGTTAAGACCAAGAACATTGCCGCCGTAGTTTGAGGCCAGGGTCGGAAACGGCGTTAGGAGGTAGACGATTCTGAAGTCGTCGCCATCCTGGACCTGGTCCTGAATATCTTCAATAACGGCGTCGAATGATGATAGTATCTTGCAGCCCATGCCAAGTTTGTTGTGAAAAGTCAGAGTGCTCCAAACCTGGTACTCGCCACTCGGCGATGTGATTTGGGCAGCAATGCTGGTCACTGGGAGGTTTGCCCGCACGTCGACCACGGGAGGCAGAACTTCAAGTCCCGCGAAAGCCGTTGAATTGGATTGCCCCTCGATGTTAGCAACAACGAAAGATATCCTCTTCCCACCACTTAGACACGCAGCAGCTGCGAACCCAGTATCTTCGGGGTGCCCGCTGGTGTTGCCATCAATTATCTCCACAAACTTCTGAACGATGGCATTCTTCTGTGCCCAAGGGAATACCATGACCCCGCCATAGAGGTTGCGATAGGGAAAGGTTTTGAGCACGAATTTGGCGACCAGGTCAAAGTTACACGCTCCGCCCTTGAGAGCTTTGAACAAGTCAGAATTTACGTGTTGACTAGCTCTGATAACATTGCCGCTGGCTAAAACGACCCGAAAAACATTTGGTAAGCGTCCACTACGCGTACTGCCCAAAGCAGGGGTGAGATATTTGGTTCTACCTCATACTCGGCCACATTATCTGCAGCGAAACCAACTTCGCCAGAAAACTAAGAAAAGTCTGTGATGAACCAATTAGGATCGCATACTGGTAGATTCGGAGTCTTATGACTTACCACCCCCCAGAAGAAGGCCGCTTACGCCAACTGTGTTCTCACGACCTCCCAGACTGATGAGCAGCGCCAACACGCAGTTGAAATCTTTGAGTCGCATGTTCTGAGATTCTATCTGGAGCGAATCTAGGGTCCTTTCGGCGTGTTGAATCAGTTAATTACGATGTGATATGTTCCCCGCATGGGAAGCTTGGTTTATGTACATCAAACCCAACGCTTCTCAGCCCGAGTTTATGTCGGCCAAGTACAGCCTGCATATGCTCGCAGCCAACATGTAAATTTTCTGCCAATAAAGGACTCTTCAGTCGATGAGGTGACCGGGAAGGGGCTTCCAATATTACTACGCCACCGAGCAACATATGGTTTAGGACAACCAGTGCCGCAGATTTGGGTAAGCGAGAGATACAGACAGGAATTTACTCTCTTCCGCAAGGAAAATTGAAAGCCTTCGCCTCAGTCTGCATGTAGGTTTTGAGAGAAATCCAATTTGGGCAACTTCCTCAACCCACGCAACTGCCTTGGCTGATGGATATCTTACTGACGATTTCAGACGACTTTCTGTTCAACAGCGATACCCAAAGCCCAACGGGGTGAAATAGGCAAGGTGTTGGAGGTCATGTGCCCGTGAAGAGCATGGAATCAATCAATAACTCGAGGTTTTCCGTCACCCTCGAGCTATTTAGGTGTAGCGTTGCATGATGACCGAGAAGCGTTCTACTTCTAGAAAGGTCTCAATGGGCTTTGAGAACCGACTAGGGTTTTACATGGGTATGCCTTATAACAAAGTGTTAGTATACACGTAGGCAGGTTAGACCTTTCGGTTGCGACTAGGtcaataggttagtataggtctattgcgtgtgtgtagaaggggaagatcgtgggcaggGCCCGCGATCCctctataagtataagtaggtagaagggtccgtctgcacgggcctAGACTGCCTACTTACTACCcctacttaactacttaataaggcccttttttatttcgtaatctaatattaatagttttttatttttataatagaaaagGGTAGAATAGGGGCTAGGTCCCCTTATTAGTgagaactaataatagaatctactattaatcccttatttagaaatacttaaagctatatactaaaattttagtatagtttttattataattatttatatagaaattttattatcccctttttctaattatttcttaatcttttaatatatataatttatatatctaaactttttagaaattattaaatttagtatagttaaaaaagagctttttattaatttaattacgcCCCGAATACGTGCGTTTTTTTCTAAGCCGAAGCCCGAGAggcgtatatatttattaaacgacttattacttatagtatattactattttaattacgtattacttatccttttattttaattataataatttctttattaataaattacttaagggaCTTGTTtagtatattctttataaacccgttagttaggttatcgttattactaatttaatagattttataaagcttacgatattcgtataattactaaagtattataatatttattataaggtactttttttttataatacttagtttaacgaggtatttatataataaatataaatttatataaattataatagggatttttagaatattaagttatttagtaataaggtttagggtagttaagatagtataagcgacgttaatacttataactattctataaacttttaatattaatacgctctaagtaatccttttattttttataaagttatagtaaataatattactattaatcgtaaagttcttattagtttactttttatttataaaaataataatataacttagctataaggtataattagtattatttataaataacttatttataaaaacgaagagtttagctatagttagatttaataatacgaatatgagcccttagtttaaataatttatttactatttaatataataatgtagtataatatagttagtaaataacggatttacttagtattaagtagtaaataacgtattaaaagctatttttagttaataaattaatataatataagtacctcgagctcgctactgaacgaattattattttatatttaataccgaggggttaatttatttaagctttttattttagttcttttatctaagtattatattaatacttttaagtaAGATAAttgtattattaaaaataagcggcttattagttaataattattattttagtttagttagtaacttaatacgcttaagctcggttttttttttagctaaaagttttatttaatagtttaattatgttattagtttatattttaataatactaaataatttgcttttttttattaagattagtaagtataggtcgaacgttgatattattatttagagtatttttaaataatatttattatatattatttattaataagtattagattttgcgagactatatagtaactatataatatataaaatagtgcccttagagtataagtaacggatctaagctagtaattaagtaaaaaccttataataaagaggttagctcgattatatatatatttaaataatattttataactaaacgaCGTGCCCTTCCTAGATTAGGGTTAGGGCTAGGGTAAGGATTAGACGTTAACTAGTCctttagattattaataattatataagcattttttttttatactcttatataactaagtaagattttttaataaagttaagtcttaggtttttaatcttattaataaattaagacttaaatatttttatattcttatatttaggGCCGAGTTAaacgaatttaattatattttttttaactagttttaaaagctctttattaatagattttataaagggtactcccggtataataataataatacccttattatagagtttaataactagcttaagatttacttttttttttaaatataaagtaagtagtagttataaaagtattaccgtagctatactatattaatatttttctaatcttcctcttttataataaaaagtcgtcgttaattattataacgattttattaagggctttattaatagtagcgcTACTATTAgttagctaattaattataaggattagtaagtagttaacgtGCTCTATTACCGTAGCTAGTAGCTCGGGGTCGACCTCCTCTAAGTACTagggtttaattataatagtttaaaagcttattaagccataaggtaattttattacgtaagtagtactacttattaaaacgagcttaaataggcctttttatcccttactttcttattagattttaacgtttaattatagtaatagattaataatataggagatatttagtttattttaagtagctagtgcctcgcttatttacttattaatataaagtttacggactttttttattatttttttaactacctttatacgttaagtaatatttagtaatagtagagagttattagaagtatatagaaaagttttaaaaacgaggagtataagaacgaggttatttaggctaattatattattaactactttaattatagcttaaagtatagcctctatgcttattaataagtacttattttaaataatatcgtatgctcttttaagtactacgtagtattttttagttttattaatattattataagctttaataagtatttctttaaccttaataaatatagatttagtaaaagatttaaactttacgatactaagttcttattaacgtttataataatttagtttagCGGGCCGAGGTAAacgttaatttaatataactagagagctttttatatatattttataattatgtttataaagaactttactacttagaaaga from Colletotrichum lupini chromosome 2, complete sequence carries:
- a CDS encoding oxidoreductase, which gives rise to MTSSPKILNVGVVGIGRMGQKHALNILNLVPRARLLCACSPAQADLDWAEQHLQPHGVKTYPTFEEMMETPGLEAVIISSITELHFSQTLAAFDKGIHVLCEKPICKSISELETLCEHVEAKPETKAMVAFARRFDDSYQDAHDKVKSGAIDKPFVFRSHGCEKLDQSPFFHQYLRDSGGIYFDCAIHEIDLSLMFLGEDSVPKSVSAIGTTSFFPDLEKTGDADNAIGVCEFWDGKMAHFYHSRSSSHGYDSVTEIFGTTGKLTVNAMPRKNRVEICDTDGYVKIEPTNSWYDRFISAFVAEANAFVDAILDDKPLPIPLRSALTSLRIASGLQESLRTGQKLFFDRQGQLTGPNASAQL
- a CDS encoding FAD binding domain-containing protein produces the protein MRLKDFNCVLALLISLGGRENTVGVSGLLLGGALKGGACNFDLVAKFVLKTFPYRNLYGGVMVFPWAQKNAIVQKFVEIIDGNTSGHPEDTGFAAAACLSGGKRISFVVANIEGQSNSTAFAGLEVLPPVVDVRANLPVTSIAAQITSPSGEYQVWSTLTFHNKLGMGCKILSSFDAVIEDIQDQVQDGDDFRIVYLLTPFPTLASNYGGNVLGLNEIHKKNSIVLSIQGILPNMKSVGLSRQRLKEATADIEAYAIATGQLITYLYLNYADQDQRPLATYGEENIRFLKRVAEKYDPGQFFQYSVPGGFRPKDV